The Oxyura jamaicensis isolate SHBP4307 breed ruddy duck chromosome 9, BPBGC_Ojam_1.0, whole genome shotgun sequence genome includes the window CAAACTCTCCTCAGCGTGCTATCTAGAAAGGTGTTTATGTGGAAAGGACAAGCTAACATAATGAAAATGGGTCATGAAAGGTACTTGGACCTTGATTAAGGGCTGGATTAGAAAGCTTGCTGCTCTATCAACGTCTTAttgtttcacttcattttcttggtGCACTTTTTAAGTGTTAATTTAACCAATATGACCTAATTGGTGTATTGGTTCGTAatatacttagaaaaaaatacattattcacCTATAACTAATACCTATATATGCAATTCTTCGTCACATTGTGGGAATAAAAGTCATCCTGAATGGCCTGGCATGGTAAGCTGTAataggtttatttaaaaatacagctgtccTCTCTGTGTACCACAATCTTCTAGTCTTGTTAAAGAGCCTCTGTCACCAGGGCCTGGAAGACTTAATATACGACGTTTATTATGATTAGAAATCATTTGTACAGCACTGTAAATTCACACAGCACTTTCCCAAGAACATTTATAAGTCTAATGGCACTATAAATCCCTTTAGCTTCCGCACTTCATTCCCCTGAATCTCTATTTATTCAAATGATCTCGTCCCCCCCACACTGCACTCGTCTCTGAACGCATCAAGCCACAGCCCCACACTGGGCTGCCCATCTCCCAAGTGACAGGCTGGGTGGATTGCTAACAAAACCCAGTACTACACACTTGAACAGATTAAGGTCCTACTATTAGAACCAACCGTCCCTCGAAACAACACAATAACAATACAGGTATTTGGCTTTCAAAGCGCACTGGCGacaactgctgctgtttgtcttGCTGTCTGCAGCGAACGCAACGCACGTGAGCACTCCCCTCCATTCTTGCGCCCTGCATTAAACCGCTCAAGCACGCATGCAACCACCAGCAGGccctccccctgccaccacaCGTACTTGATGCTGTCGGTGTGTGTTTTATATTCCATGATGGTGTTGGGAGGTAGGTTGAGCACTCTTCGTAACGTGTCACGTATCCGGGCTGTCGTGGCCTGGTCGCTGGCTGTCTTGTTCCATATCGAGATAATATCCTCCTACAGAACAGTACGTAAGGGGTAAACAGATGGTGCTTTTTGCAGCCCTGCCAAATGGAAGTATAGGCCGGTTCTCAGAGCAGCTTACCTGGAATCGGATAGAGACGACTGCCCCACAGATTTCTTCCCCCACCATAAACTGTTCTCCCAACATCGCCAGAATGAGATTCTCCCAGCATCGCGATGCTAAGCCCTTTCGCAGACGGATAATCCATTTACCACCATTTTTGTTGGCATCGTCCTAGGAAGAGGGGCAAGAAATCGATTTGTTTCCCTCCAgcaatttttctccttcccacaaGACAGCAGAGCCACTGACATATTGATTGGGTGGGGCACCAGGGGCTGGTATTTGGAGGTAGTTTCAAGCAAAGGCATTTCACTTCTCTCCCATACCAGCAGAGAAAGAGGCATGCCACTTACTTTgaataaaaagcatttgaaacaaTGACACTCAGCATTCCCGAGGAAGCTCTATACTCTGAAGACTTGAGCTCTAGTGTTTCAATCCCACTAGCAAAGGCTACACCAGCCTGTCAATCTGCACACAGAACCAGAAGCAAGAACCCTAAAACTATTCCTAAACCCTAGCCTAATTCCCACGTCGTCTAATCCTCTGTATATGTAGTTGTGCTTGTAAAAGACGAAACATCTTTCATCACAGAATACAGGAGGTAGGAAAACAGTTTGCAAAGTCACATTTAATAGCAAGTGAGAAGTTGAAAAGCACTTTCCTTCAGCATTTCCAGGAATGGGCTCATGGTTTGTGTTAACACCAAGACCAGTCCTTTCTCTAGGAGCCACTGATATTACCACACGTACAGCTGCAGTGATGATCCAGTCTGTGTTGACCCAAGGAAATACTCAAAAatcagaggagagaagaaaggaaatacttaTGCTAAGCACCCAGTCTGTCACCTCAATATTGAGATTCCATATGTTGAACTGAAAACTGCTACAGACTCCCCTGCTTCAGAGAACACACGCCTACATCCAACTGCAGTTCATCCTCTGCGCAGAATGCTCACTGTGGCATTCCCTTCCATGACGCCGTAGCTGGGAAATCTTGCAGGGTGAGAGAGGAACAAATTCCATCCAAAGCCAAAGAGAGAAGTAGGAACAAGTCTAAGAGGTGGTGGttaggaagggaaagagaagagggGAATCCTAGGAATGTGGCATATTCCTGTGaaacacaaaatgctttttgacTAAGCATCCTTGTTTTCCGTGTTGTAAACATTCCACTCAAAGAATTAAGTTGTCTACACCTCAGCCTTTATAAGCAGAGAGCTGAGTTTAGCTCCTCAGATGTTCCACACTGCTTAATGGGGATCAGAAAATAAAGTGGTATTGctcaaaatacttcaaatgTGGTTTAAGCAGGTTCAAGGCTAGAAAGAGAACAGTGATTGGGAGGCAGATGCTGTATTGTGTGTTTTATGGTTAtcattagttttctttcaggttAAACAAGCTTCGGTTCAGTCAAGCATTTGATTTCCCTTTACCAGAATAATAATGATCTGCAGCCCAGAAAATCACAAGGGAACATTATGCTTACTGCTTCTGACTTTACCCAGAAAAGGCACAGATGGATCCTGAAAGAGATCGGAgctacacacacatatatgtgcTTACGAAAATTGCAGCATGTAAGGATtaatttgaaagagaaaggaacacAAACAAAGCCCtgcaaagcaagcagcaaagagaagggcagcagcaaggaTTCTCTTCTACAAATACAAGAAGGCATCATGGCCAGAAGTAAAAAAACAACCTCTCCACCCCCTACTTAAAATGGCTACAGCGAAATGCTTTATAGAAATTCTGTTAACTCGTGGTCTCTCTGGCTGACACATTATGAGAGCAGCTAGCTCGCTAGGAGTCCAAAGAGGGTTAAGCGTTTTATATAAATTGTATTTGCAGTAACTGGCCATAAAACACCTTGCTTAAAATAATTGCCAACTAGGGTCACATATAAATTTCTCAGGACCAAGCAGCATAATTAGGTACTGCAAAGCAACACATAAAATTCTCATACTGCGAACAGTATTGGTCAGTGCTGGAAGCCGGCTAGGAACTGGAAAAATGATTTGCTgggcaaaaatgtattttttcttctttttttaagagattCGGACAGGAATGAACACAAGCAAACCGAGtaccttggaaagaaaaaaagcaaatgaagggCTAAGTCTTCCCACCTCCAGCTTTGTACAGCTGCAGGCTTTTAACCACACgtgcttctttcttccttgtctGACAAAGGAGGTTTGGTTTCCAGCTTTGTTGACTCTTCTTACAGAGGCTGAGCCCTTTTAGGGAAAAGCCCCACAGTGCTGTTGTTGGACAAAGCTGTAATAAAGGGCGAACGCCAACATGTAGGAGGCACAGGGCTTTGTTGGTGCCCCCTTCACTGGGCTCCAGGCAACGCTGtccagaggtgctccagacccaCAGCTAGCAACTCTGCAtctgctccctcctctgccAGAGGATCACGGGACTACCAGGTTACAAGGGAGAGGGTTCTGAGAACAACTTCACAGGAAACACAGAAGGAAGGGCTGCACCCAAGAGAAGCCCGGAGTGCCCTTTAGTGACAAGAGTCCACAGTAGACACTCTCTCTGGAAAAACACTGAGGCAGAAATGAGAGTTCCAACTCACCTCCCACATGGGTTTGATCCCCTCTTTGAAAAGATGGAAGTCACTGTGGCCTGTCAGGTCCCCAGGACGTACCATGTGACTGTAAAACCGCCAGAACTGCTCCACCTGCAATGACACAAACCACACAATGAGGCTGCCCAAACAGTTCAGAGCCAAGATTCCTACAGGAACAGGCTTCCCTTTCTGTACCAGCTAGCCAGAGCCAccttccctcttctcttctACCTTCTTGGCACAAGGGTGGTGGTTAGGATACCCATACGGCAGCGGTAGGATCAGAGCTTGGTTGCCTGTCTCTGAGTGGCTCTAGCAGCAGATGACCACTTGAAATATTCAACAAGTACCTGCAAAAAATACTTGGTGTTTGTCCGAAGAAATCTAGGCTAAGATAACATCTGCTCTAGACAACAGTTGCCAGGCACCTCTTGCAAATCCTAACGCCCAAACTTTTAATTAGTGGATGTGTGTCAAGTACATCAAATAAAGCCAAGCCTCCCTACATAAGACCACATTATCCCTGCATCAACCACTGCTCGCAGCACAAGCCTCCAAACGAgacatattttgtatttgattttacTGTGTTCAGGTTTTAAGGCAACAGAGGCATTCTGtagctgttttaaaatcttaaagGTACCACCcagagcttttatttaaaattttattttcctttacaacCTGCTGTGGTACACTTTGACCACCTGAAAAATACCAGTTTCCATCATGGCAGCCCGTGTCTACTTCAGCCAGTCTGGATATAATATTTATCCTTTGAGATTCCCTGAAAGGATTTTAGAGAGGCTGgacctttaaaacaaaacaaggcaCTAGAAGAGGTTATACTC containing:
- the EIF4E2 gene encoding eukaryotic translation initiation factor 4E type 2 isoform X1 — encoded protein: MNNKFDALKDDDSGDHDQNEENNTQKDSEKEKNDREKPQSTTKRKAVVPGPAEHPLQYNYTFWYSRRTPGRPTSSQSYEQNIKQIGTFASVEQFWRFYSHMVRPGDLTGHSDFHLFKEGIKPMWEDDANKNGGKWIIRLRKGLASRCWENLILAMLGEQFMVGEEICGAVVSIRFQEDIISIWNKTASDQATTARIRDTLRRVLNLPPNTIMEYKTHTDSIKAWEEFHGLVNSSGR
- the EIF4E2 gene encoding eukaryotic translation initiation factor 4E type 2 isoform X2 gives rise to the protein MNNKFDALKDDDSGDHDQNEENNTQKDSEKEKNDREKPQSTTKRKAVVPGPAEHPLQYNYTFWYSRRTPGRPTSSQSYEQNIKQIGTFASVEQFWRFYSHMVRPGDLTGHSDFHLFKEGIKPMWEDDANKNGGKWIIRLRKGLASRCWENLILAMLGEQFMVGEEICGAVVSIRFQEDIISIWNKTASDQATTARIRDTLRRVLNLPPNTIMEYKTHTDSIKDNSSFRNTKITL